The sequence CCACACATTTGTAGCACATTTACACACTCCAGTCTAATTCCTTAGGAAGAGAATTTGTATCATGTGGGTCTTCTACTTCAACTCGGGATGGAAAGTGTACATATTgggaaaaatatgtatatatgggggggggggaagtatgGGCCTAGAATTGAGAGCAGAGGAGTCCACTCCAGCCCTGGAGTTTGTTTGTGGAGAGGGAGACCCACTCCAACCCCCAACTTTCAGCATTGGCCTCCCAAGCACCCAGGCCTAGACTAAATCACAGTCTCCCCACATTGATGACCTCAAATGGGctgagagggggggagggggagcatcCCTTCCCAGGTTACtgctttggggatttttttttaatgcacagtATGTGGTAGGGTGAGGTAACTATGGATTGCTATCTATTTCCCTGGGAGTTGTCATATATGCACAGTGAATAAAAGAGAAGACGGCCCCACACACAAGCATCACAAAGTTACCACTGGAGCAGGACGGGCTGAACCACTTCTCTCCCTCCGTACTGCAACTGAGCACCCTTGGCAccaccctgcctccctcccaccctctcttgGGGTATTTTGATAACTTAGCCAGGAGCATCAGAGCCAAAGAAAACCAAGAAGTAGAGGCAGCTGGTCAgtctctcgctcgctctctctctctttttttataaaaaaggaaaaaaagttttattaCAAAACTAGTTTGTATAAAACAGGGTTATACATGTTTTCTGTAAGTTTGCAATAGAACAGTAAGGGGATAAAAGGCAGTGGTATAAATTTCCAAAAGGCAACCCATGGGAACCAACTGGCTGCCACTTTGCGTTTGGACAGTAGCTGCATAAACTTTACTCTCCTTCAGCAGTTTTTAATAACATCATTAATACATTAACAACGCTTCTGGGAAGTAAGACACATCGGTGCTGACGTCATTCTGGTGGCATTGGGATCTCACCTATGAGGAGGGTTCTTTAcaacacggggtggggggggggtgctggcaGCTGTAGAAGGACCACACATCTAAAGTATGCAGAGGTAATTGCATTACATGTTAAAGTATCAAGATATACACATTTTAAACCATTTGTACAAAACTTCTAtaaatttttctctctctttcttatgtacaaaaatatcttaatataTCCCCCCAAAACTGGTTAGGATAGatacaaatagatttttttcttataataaaaaaaattcacaaagatTGGAAGCATTCTATgatgaaaacagaagcaaagaccTTGGGGGCGAGAACGAGGGTTTGGGAAGGAGGCCACCAGGAGAGGGGGGATACCCGAGAACTGAATATGGTAGAACATAGCTGCTTCGCTGCAGACAAGTGCCCACAGCTCACTGGGATGGGGCTTCCTAAGGAAAGACGTTAACCCAAGTCCAAGGGCTAAGACTTGGTTTCACGAGGACGGGCGGGGAGATGAAGGCACTGGGGAGTGCTTTCGACCCTGCCTGTTAGTGGTTGGCTGGGAGTCACTACTACGGGGTGCGGTGCGtgcagctctctcttgctctagGAAAGGAACCCACTGCTTTTGCACACCAGCAGTGACTTGGACTTGGGTTCAGGTACCAGTCACTCTTCTCGTGTGTCTGAGAATAATTGGAGTGCAAAGACACTGTGTGGAGCCCACCCCTCTTTGCTGAGAACATTGCATCTCAGTCGAGTTGCCCCTGGAGGTGGGCCGTCtggcttgcttgttttctttctttttcttttcttcctccttctcaatGTCCGTGGCGAGAAACAGTAAAGACCAGGATTTGCTGTCACCCTGTAACAGAAACAAGAGAGGTTAGTGTGAATTCAGAGGTATCGGTAGAGGCTGTGGAGGCTTGGGGAGAGCCTGTCACGAAAAACATCTCTTTGGACAAGTCCCAGGACTCAGGACCCAGGGTCTTTACACCTGACCTCTTAGAAACGTGGGCAAAGCCACTTTCAGGGGTCAATACTGAAGCTAACAAACTAGCATTTGAAACAGTCCTAACAGCAAAAAGCAACCCCTCCGCGTTCCTGGAGACGGCCCCTACCCTCCATGGACCCTCAAACAGAGGAAAGGGGGGCCAGGCGAGAACGCCCCTGCCCAACCCCAAAGGAAACGTACCTACTTCGAAAGTCCATTCCCAGTGGGCCGGACAGACCCCTCAGAACCAGTTAGTGAAGTCCAGCAGCTCCTGTTCCTCTGGGCTGAGAGGGTCGTAGGATCCCTCGTCGGAGGAGTAGGACGAGACCGGAGAACCCGCCATAGAGTTCATGTCGTTGGAGTAGTTGGGGGAGATGGTGGGCGACAGGACGCCCGCCTGGAAGGCGGCGCTCACCGCGTCGTGCTCGTCCAGCAGCTGCTGCAGAGCGCGGATGTACTCGACGGCCGAGCGCAGCGTTTCCACCTTGCTCATCTTCTTGTTGGCCGCGCCGTTGGGGACGTGCTCCCGGAGGGTAGCAAAGCCCAGGTTAACCAACTTGACCCGGTTACGCTCGCGCTCGTTGCGGCGCGCCACGGCGGCCGGCTGCTGCTGCGGCAGGCTGTAGCCGAACCCGCTGAAGTTGAGGCGGCGTTTGCAGCGCATCAGTTCCGGAGAGGACGAGCGCTGGCGCTTGACCTGCTTGGCCGCTGACTTGTGACCGCCCCCTGAGGGCTGGCCGTCGGCCACTGGGCTCAGCTGCGGCGCCTGCTGCGGCTGCGGCTGctgcggcggcggctgctgctgctgcgcgccctgcgctgctgctgctgctgccgccgccgccgccgccgtagCAAAGAAGCAGGCTGCAGGAGGCAGGAAGGGCTGCGGGGGCTGCGGCTGCTGGCCGGCTCCGCTCTCCATCTTGCCAGAGCTCTCCATGCCCGGCCCAGGAATCGCGGGGAAGAGCGAGAAGGGTACGCGGGGTGCGCGGAGCGCTAGGGGGACTCGGGACTCGGAGGCACGATCAAAAGGGgcgaagaaaaggagagaggaggaacgGGCCCCGGAGGAAAGTTAAAAGAGAAGAAACGCGCAGCAGGCCGCAGAGTTCTCCAGCTGCGGCGGAGCAAGGTGCCTGGGCGATCGTCTTCCCTCTGCGccgcctcctccctcccctcctcccgccGCGGTTGGCTTCGGGAGCCTCGCGTGGCGCTCGCGTGTGCGGCCGCCGCCGGCGCCTTCtcggaattaaaagaaaaagggaaaggaaaagcagCAGCAAAAGTCAGTGCTGAGCGCGCTCTGCCAGGTCGCCTGGCTCCGGTGCTGCACTCTCTTGCGCCCGCTCTCCCCGGCTCCAGCCTAGCTTGAGcctagttctgggattatttGGTtaaccccctttttttctttctaattcctCTTTCGCCCCCAATTCCAACTCCCTGATGGGCTCCCAGCCGGTACGCCTTCCACGTTCCCTGGCCAGAAGTGAGAGAGTGCTGGGCGGCTGCGGAGCGGCCGCCTTTTCAATGGGACACCCAGCCCCACGCGCAGCCCTGGCCCCGCCTCGCCCCCCACTCCCCACTGCTGCAGAGGGCGgctgcagcccccaccccaccccctcttcccccaccccctcagctccctccctcccctcctccccccctccggTTGCCCGCGCCCGCTCCTTGCAAACTCTCCATTCAGCCGGGTTTGTTGTTGCAGTGCGTGCGCCTGGCGCGTGCCGGACTCCCGGCTGAATAAACAGGCTGCGCGCTTGGGGCGGTGGTTCGGGACGCCAGGGGGTGGCTCTAGAAATGGGGGCCTTCTTCTTAAAGAGGGTAAATGGCTCAGGGACTTGGGGTGCCTAGGTGGAAAGTCTGGAGGGAAAGTGTCTTTGGAGTCTTCTGAGAACTTGGAAGAAAATGCATAATGCACGGAAGGATTTAGTCAGGAAAAAGTAGCCAGGGGACCtcatggaggtggggtgggggactgggtttctgggttttttttccctctttcttctctccacagTTACTCTGGAGGATTCTTTGACggcccttaaaaaaataaaacagatttgtAATTAGGTTTAGAAAGATGGAAGGGGAGAGACGTTGCAGACTTGAGTCCTTTGGGTCCTCTGGGCGCTAGGCAAGTTCTCCCCTTCTGTAGCCAGGGAAGGCTGCCCTGTTCGTTTTCTCCAGCTTCAAGACGACGATGCTGGACACAACTCGCCAAGTGTGCAGAGGATAGAGGACGTGAACTGGTGTTTACCAGTTCTCCAAGAAATGAAGGCAGgagaatcgtgtgtgtgtgtgtgtgtgtgtgtgtgtgtgtgtgcgtgtgtgtgtgtgaaagaggggGGGCGTGCAGGTGGACAGTGGTGTAAGAACATGTATATAGGGAAGCTCTCAgggttatctaattctggccctCTGGAACACCTGCCACACTCCTCAGAAGATGCTTTCTAGACAGGCTGGGAAAGGAGAGCGCTCCGGGAAATTCCAAATCCaatggagaagaaggaggaggctgCTCAGAAGGAATGGAGGGTGGCTGAGTTTGGGCAAAAGGAAAGGCTTCCCTCCTTGTCCTGCTCTGCTGCAGACGCCTCAGAGGCCTTGGCGCAGCCTTCATCCCGCCCCAGGCGTGTGCCTGGCGGGCCGGTGGCAGGCGACTGGGAGCGGAGCCCGCTGGGGCCGTGTGCTGGCACcgcaagagagagagggaggcgcCTGCAGCGGTCGCCCGGCTGCTGGGACAGTGCCTGCCCAGGCGGCCTTCCTGGGCCCTAGGCCTGGCGTGCTCTCTGTCCGAACCAAGTCCAGCTTAGGAATGCCACGCACTGCAGGCAAAGGTCTCAGACTGCTGTGGTACACCCTAGGCTGGTCTCTGGTCGGGGTCTCCATAGGCAGAACCATGCAGAGGCCAATCCTCTGGTGGATTTGTCCATAAGTCCTCAGGTTTGATCAAGGCCTGGAGTGCAATAATGATTGTGGTGAAGTACCAGGATAATGGCTTCTAGTTAttatggttattattattttaattattattggaGCTATTTTTTAGTGTCTTACTGCATAGCCAAAGCTTCCTAACTTAGCTTTTCCAGGACTGAGATTATGAGCATTGGCCACAACTTCTGGCCAGGATAATTGCTTCTAGATGATTTCTCTTTGTGGAGATGAGTCTTCCTAAAGGGTCCATTCGGATGTCCCAGAGAGATGTCCTAGACATGAGAGGGGCTAATTAAGAGTGTTCTTGGAGTACTAGTGATATCCATGTGCAGAAAGAACAGACAACTTCCCAACTGAATCACACACCTTGCCTTGGCTCTTCGTAGAAGGATATTTTTGGAGAGCACAGGATGTAACAGTGCCAACAGACCAATTCTGTAATCCTTCCCACTCACACAGCCTGTAGACTCTATCCTAGTTAGTGCATTGACCTCTGAAAGTCTCAGTTTCTTCGCCTGTACCATGCCCACCCCCTCCACTACAAGCAGAGACCACGAAATGACGCTGGATTGATGAGGAAGTCATTCTCAAGCACCCATCTGGGACATGTGCTGTGAGGGTGTCTAGGTCATCTTTCTATCACAAGTACAAAATGCCTGAGGTACTTTATGAAGAGGAAAGGTTCCTCTAAGCTCACGGTTTTAGACTGTGATCAATTGGCCCCTTTGTTCTAAACCCGTGTGAAAGGCATATCCTCGCTGACATACATAGAATGGCAAAGCTACTCACATTATGACCAGTAAAAAAGGGGGCAAGAGAACAGTGCTGCTTGTTTTTGTTAAGTTGACACACTTGGACATATCTGGGGAGACAGAGTCTTaattgagaaaaggcctccatcagattgtcaATTCACAAGTCCATGGGTGAATtttttggttaatgattgatgtggagcAGAAGATCCGACTCACTCTGGGCAGTTactcctgggcaggtagtcctgggttgtgAAAGAAAGGGGGCTTCCTGCCCCATCTTTCATTCATGGTGAACTACAATTGTCaaaggaaataaaccctttccttacCAAGTTACCTTAGGCCACGGTCTTTCTCATAGCACTAGGAACCCAGCTAAGGCAGAAATCGGTACCAGTTATaatgctgtgacagacctgacctcATTGTTttgggaggagttagggaagACTTTGGAACCAAAGAAGTGGAGCTGCTCTGCtctttgcaggccagaagattaTGAGTGAGCCCCAGATGTTGGACACTAAGCTATTTTATGCTACTGAAGTTTGCTTTGCTCTGATTTGATTATGATGACGGTACCCTGATTCTTATTTCTTGGAGTAAGAAAGTACTTAacttattctttgttttacagGAGTCCACAGTTGAAAgactttgaagttttaaagaGATGTTTAGGAAAGGGCATGGTGGTTGCCCAGTGCCACAGAATCAGCTCTGAAAACACCATATAAGCAACACTATACAGACCGCACAGGTTAGATTtaagcatatacatgtatacacatatttgtatgcaataaaaattaatgaaaaaagaggctataaGTTTGAATGAGGACGGGGAAGTTTATATGGAAGAActtaggaaaaggaaagggaagggagaaatgttgtcattaaattataatctccaaaataaaaaaaaaatgttaaattcttaaagaatactTGGGCTTTTAAAGTAGTGAAAAATTTAAGACTGAGACTTTTAAAGTTATGCTATGCTTACATTATGATATCAGTGGGCAATCTtagggatgaacaagaaaggaaaggctaTAGTTTATAAATGATGTATTTCTGTGTCCAGTTGACAGCGGTTCAGTTTTACTGGatgattttgtcaacttgacacaaacctagacctATTAGGAAAGGGGACTCTTAGTTGAGAAAACGCTTCCCTCAGATTGCCTGTAGACATGCCTATTGGGCATTTTCATGGTTAAttattgatgagggagggcccagtccaatGCTACAACTCTGGGCGGTCCTGGacggtataagaaagcagactggacAAGCCAttggagcaagccaataagcagaattcctccatggcctcttcttcagttcctgccctgagttcctgtcttgacttccttcagtggactGTGACTCAGGATGTGTaagcaaaaaaaaccaaacaaacaaacaaaaacaaacaaacaaacagacaaaaacaacatttcctccttaagttgtccatggtgttttatcacaacaatagaaaccctaactaatacagaaaGGGGCTGTGATCCCACAATTTCCCTCAGGCCTCCAGGGACCTCAGATACTCCCAGGTGGCCTTAAGAACCTCAGATACTCCCAGGAGGCCTTAGGAACCTCAGAAAGTCCCAGGAGGCCTTGGGAACCTCAGAAACTCCCAAGAGGCCTTACCTCTTAAAGAGTCTACCACCACCTATAGCATCACCCTGCaggcaaaatataaaacaaacaaagaactaaaACATTTAATCCACGAAGCCTTAGGGAATATTTAAAGATCCACTCTAATTTGGAGCAGGAGACTCAGCTCTTGGCTTCCTGGAGCCTCACTGTGATAATTGTTCTAACTACTGGAAATTCAATATTGTGTCTCCCCTAACACTAAATAATTCCTTTTATTCTTGATTAGTGATGATGCTGGTGAATCAGGGAAGTAGATATAGGAACCACATTTTAGAACACTAACAATTTTGAGGCTTACTCTTAAATGCTGATCATGCAGTGTGATCATCCACCAAAGGAGCTACAGAAGGACCACTGGCCTACATTTCACATCAACTTTCTGTGGTTCTCTTGCCACCCAGTGGGTTGACTGCAGACAAGTCCCCAGGGTTTTCCTTGACTAGGTCACTTGAACAAAGTCTCACTTTATCCAAGAAGAACTGCATACCTTTATCCCAGACTCATCAACAACTCTATTGCCTATCTGTCAAAGCCGTTATGAGAATGAAGTCAGAGGTTGTCGATGAGACTGCTTTGGAAAGAGCCGCATAGGTATCAGGGAGTACACAATAAATGTTCTGTCCTGTGATGGGGAGGGCAACATCTGTGTTACCCAGAACACAGTCACTCTGGCAGAAGGGGATGGTTTGCCTCACCTTTCCACACAATAAGGGACTTAATTTCTACATTTGGTATTTTTTATCTCATAACATCCTTGAGCTGGACCATACTTTAGATCTGTCCTCGTCTACATTCTGAGCCAAGATCCTGTAGGGAAGAAGGCTTTCCTAGTGGGCCATGGGAACTGCTTCCTAGATGGCCTGAGCCTGGCACCTTTAGTCTTTTGGAATCTTAATTTCACTAACAGTAGAAGATCAGACAGGTAGTACTTTTATTCACATACAGCTCAGAATCCTGTGGCTTTTCTCTGTGGAAATGAGGTATGCCTCATCTCTTTGAAAAATTTCCATTTATGCCACATTTTTGAGGGGGGGGCATTCAATACTAAAGACTAAACTaggtttcatttctctcttttattttaattttgtttttgtttttcaaaataaggtttctccatgtaggcctggctgtcctggtagacctcagactcagagatctgcctacctcagtctcctaagtgctgggattaaaggcatggctaAGTTAGTTTTCCCATGaaacaatttcttaataaagttGTGTGTATTGTGGATCTTAAATGAGGggcaaagagtaaaaagaaaatgcagttaACTCTTGGACTCTGATTTTTGTGCAATCTTCAATTTGGAGGCGTTTTGAATCCCAGAACCTCAGGTGCTCTGAGAAAAGAGGATGCAAATGGAATCAGTTGCAAACTCAGCTCCTGCCAGCCACAACACAAGGCCTCATTCTTGGAGAATAAGCAGTCCTAAGCCCAGGCTAGATACTATCCTAAGGGGAGATAGTACTCTACCCAGGGAAAATGCCAAGCGTCCTAAACTTTGTCTCCTTGTTAGGCAAGCCCTTTCTGCCCTTTCCTTGGTAACCTTGGGGAAACTGCCGGGTCTGCATCGAGGCAGAGAGGGCCCctcaggaggacaggggaacacaagCTTCACTTGGGGCTTGGTTCTGCAGCTCGGTCACAACAGCCCAGCCTGCACCTGCATCAAGGACTCCAGACTTCTAATGAACCTATTCACTTTTTCAATatgtcttaaaaggaaaaaaaaagttggaaaaaagcaaaacaaaacaagcacaaAGTATATTTTATTGTGGCTTTTTGGAtcagggggaaggagggggagggagtaaTTTGCAGTCAGCCTCACGGGAGCTTTTGAAGTTCTCCAAATAAGGAGAACTAATGctaagtctttatttttttctaaagccccatttacattatgattaaatACCTTCCTTGGATAAGCATAAAGAAAGTCGTTAATCTATATAGCTCTCCAAAGAGTCAATACATTCTAAACTTCTGTAGCATTTGCTACACTCTATTCTGTTGTTACCCTAGGCCGGGCCCAGCTCTGTCTAGGCACAGggttcttcttccctccccctcagCACCTCCTccaagaatgaaaacaaagcaaaggtcTTTCACcataaacaaaaccagctgaTTCTTCACAGAGAACCCCTGAATAGCttgggaaggaggaaaaaaaaaaccttacaataAATGgtgcatttttttctctgctgggtatattattcaaGGATCAGGGCAGTATTCAAACAGAGGTCCATTTTTTTGCTCAGCAAGAGAGTTTAGAAAAGAAGCGTGGAGTCCATTCAGAGCTTCCCCCTCACAATCACAGGGCTCTGTGAAACCTATCTTCCATGCCTTGTCAGACTGTTTCTGGGGACCAATTAGCGCTTTGTTGCACGGCTTCTTTGCTGAATCTTTGAGCAGCAGGAAAAAGCGCTCTTGAGTCTCCCCTTATTTTGACCATTTCAGTCATTACGCGGTGTAATAATTAATATGACAACTGGACGCTCCAGTTTGTATAGAAACACCTCAGCGACAGGAGCGAGTTTGCAGTGGGTGGTAATGAGCCGCACATCGGCCCcagaagccacacacacaaaaagggaaTGAAtggcaacagagaaagagaagggataaaGATAAAGTAGTTGGCACAACGCAGAGGGACATAAAACAGCctggaatggagagagggaggaggaaccaGGACAATTAGAAGGGGAGGGAAAACACCCTACGGAGGTTAACTTATTTTGAAACTGTTTGTGAATAGGACCATGGACGTGAGTGGCCAGCTTTCAGCCCAttgcccccaccctgcccccgcCCTTTCACGGACCATCTTGGAGGAAGGATGGGGACAGGGGATGCTGCAATTTTTAGATTGTTCTCGGACTCCTAGAAAGTGCATCCACTGGCTACCAGGCCCAAATCCCAGCAGCCCTTCGCTTGGTGTTCTGCAAAAGCCAGGTTATGTTGGCAGGACCAGAGATACCCTACCGTCTCAGGGGATGAATTTTAGGGAAAAGATATTCCAGACTTCCAGACACTGCATCAACTCTGCGCAGTCTACCGCTGCAGGGTTCGGGAGCTAGGAAGGGGGCTCTGGGGTTGCCTCGCAGCTACTGCTTCCCCATCCCAGTGTAGCGCGCTGTGCCCCTGGGCTGCGACCCCTATGGGACGGCATAATAAATAATTAGAACGTTTAAGGCTGTTGGCCACAGCTCATGCTAATGAGGCGGATAAGAACTCACGCTAAGCCTAAGCGACAGTTTGCatataagacaaaaaaaacaaacaaaagctcctCAAACTCAAACCCTGCTCTTTTCGCCCCAACTTGCTCCTTCTGTAATTCCTGTCCCCAAACCTTTTAAATTCTGATTTCTTTCACATACCTTCCCTCCCTCAGCTGCACACTCAACATCTCTTCCACTCCTGTGAAGACTGCCTCAGTCCTCCGAAAGTTCACTCCCTGCCACCCTGTCCGGCCAGTCATCTAGTGATGATTTTCTTTGTATGGAACACATGCTACCTACCATCCTGAGACTTGAAAGCTCAGGAAACTGGGAGCTTTCTACGTCTTGGGTGCTGTCCAGGTTCAAGGGGCTGGGAGATCTTCCAGGTGGTTAAAGAACAGGGGCACTAGGAACCTAGGAGTTCCTGAATTGCTCCTCCCGCCTCCCCGAAAGCAGGAACAGTTTACCGAGGTGTCTGAGGTCAGTCGTGTGTCCCCATTGTGTGGCCACGCGTCCTGTGTCCATCAGCACCTCCCCAAGCCCAGACTCAGCCTGACTCCTCGCGGCGCAGTCTGGGAAAACTGTAGCTTATCCATCAGTGGCCTGGGGACCTGGATACTGGCGCTGAGGGCCAAGGAGAAAGCTGACTGGTAGCAGGTTTCCGAGGGAGCAGGAGCCAGGCCAGTCACTGAGGGAGACATCTTGCCTGCCTGGTTCAGCCACTCGCCCATAGTTCTATTTGTACCACAAACAA comes from Onychomys torridus chromosome 20, mOncTor1.1, whole genome shotgun sequence and encodes:
- the Ascl1 gene encoding achaete-scute homolog 1, whose amino-acid sequence is MESSGKMESGAGQQPQPPQPFLPPAACFFATAAAAAAAAAAAQGAQQQQPPPQQPQPQQAPQLSPVADGQPSGGGHKSAAKQVKRQRSSSPELMRCKRRLNFSGFGYSLPQQQPAAVARRNERERNRVKLVNLGFATLREHVPNGAANKKMSKVETLRSAVEYIRALQQLLDEHDAVSAAFQAGVLSPTISPNYSNDMNSMAGSPVSSYSSDEGSYDPLSPEEQELLDFTNWF